The Acinetobacter sp. GSS19 genome includes a region encoding these proteins:
- a CDS encoding CidA/LrgA family protein — MSSQSKQHFKHFGQLSLLFLFWAFGLLLQRTFNLPISAGVLGLFSMLTLLLTGLLPLHWVKAGSDLILSELVLFFVPCVVGLINYQQLFIQQGWQLVLAVLLGSLCVLIVTAYSVFIGFKVEAWIKAKIARPESRLLGEQ, encoded by the coding sequence ATCTCCTCTCAGTCAAAACAACATTTCAAACACTTCGGGCAGCTCAGCTTATTGTTTCTGTTCTGGGCATTTGGGCTTCTGTTACAGCGAACTTTTAATCTGCCAATTTCAGCAGGCGTACTGGGACTCTTTTCCATGCTCACCCTGCTATTAACAGGCCTCTTGCCTTTACACTGGGTTAAGGCCGGTTCCGATCTGATCCTGAGTGAATTGGTACTGTTTTTTGTTCCCTGTGTGGTTGGGCTGATCAATTATCAACAACTCTTTATTCAACAAGGTTGGCAGTTGGTTCTCGCGGTCTTACTGGGAAGCTTATGTGTGCTGATTGTCACGGCTTACAGTGTATTTATTGGATTTAAAGTGGAAGCTTGGATCAAAGCTAAAATCGCTCGCCCTGAATCCCGTTTGCTAGGAGAGCAATAA
- a CDS encoding LrgB family protein, translated as MNLLALGFLIATLFGYIFNKKLYRKYPYLVFSPAILLPILLILAISALQSSYSTYMHYNQWIVWLLGPATVAFAIPIYEYRDVIRQHVLSISLGIILGMTAGVVSAFYLANLFDFDQITRYSLMSRSISTPFAMELTQNLGGSVELVILFTMMTGILGVACADLVLIALRLNSRFAQGAALGNAAHGFGTSKAFMRHRDEGVIACLSMVLSGIFMVLFGPLLVHGIISLLS; from the coding sequence ATGAATCTACTCGCCCTCGGATTTTTAATCGCCACACTATTCGGCTATATCTTCAACAAAAAACTTTATCGCAAATATCCCTATCTGGTGTTCTCACCAGCCATCTTGTTGCCCATATTGCTCATACTGGCAATATCCGCTCTGCAGAGTTCTTATAGCACTTATATGCATTACAATCAGTGGATTGTCTGGTTACTCGGGCCTGCTACTGTCGCGTTTGCAATTCCAATTTATGAATATCGTGACGTGATCCGGCAACATGTACTTTCCATCAGTTTAGGGATCATTTTAGGAATGACCGCAGGTGTGGTCAGTGCATTTTACCTGGCCAACCTGTTTGATTTTGATCAGATCACGCGTTACAGCTTAATGTCTCGCTCTATTTCTACACCTTTTGCCATGGAGTTAACTCAAAATCTGGGGGGATCTGTGGAGTTGGTCATTCTGTTTACCATGATGACCGGCATTTTGGGTGTCGCCTGTGCTGATCTGGTCTTGATTGCATTAAGATTAAATTCCCGTTTTGCTCAAGGTGCAGCTCTAGGCAATGCCGCTCACGGTTTTGGTACCAGCAAAGCCTTTATGCGCCATCGGGATGAAGGCGTAATTGCCTGCTTAAGCATGGTTCTATCGGGTATTTTTATGGTGCTCTTTGGTCCACTACTCGTACATGGCATCATTAGTCTATTAAGCTGA